One Citrus sinensis cultivar Valencia sweet orange chromosome 5, DVS_A1.0, whole genome shotgun sequence genomic window, CTGTGTGTTCTACTAATTATTACAATCTTATTCCAATGTCTGCAGAGGTGGAATATCCTTAGGAAGAAACATGGCAACGTGATTTTGGGATCCAATTCATCTGGCTCACAACTTTCTGAGGCACAGCTGGCAGCTCGTCACGCAATGTCCCTGGCCCTTGATATGCCAGTTAAAAACATAACAGCATCTTGTACAAATACTACTGGTGattctcttcttctcatcaAACTGAActtatgaatttaaaaccttGTGATGACTTTGTTTTGgaaccttttatttttattgttggctccaaattttgtttcaattatgCTTAATCCATCTTAagatttgttaattttgtgtattttttgaacgatttttccatcaatttggAACAGCTGGGACAACTTCAAGTGCTACAATGAATAACCCCGTGCCTTCCACTGCAAATGCTGAAGCTTCTTCAGTGGCCAACCAATCAAAATTATCTCCTGTGGGATCACCTGGTTCTGCAGTAAAATCTCGAGTACCCTTGAAGAAAATGCCAGCAAAGTCAAATTTCGGTGCGGATTCAAGCATAAGAGCTGCAGCAGTTGCTGCTGGAGCTCGAATTGTAACCCCATCGGATGCCGCATCACTGCTCAAAGTTGCTCAGGCAAAGAAGGCAATCCATATTATGCCCTCTGGTGTTTCCTCAATCAAATCTCCCAGTGCAGGTAGTGCCTCTGTGCATTTGGAGGCTTCTCCCACTACACGCTATGTTCGGCCGAGCCTGCCTGTTGTACCATCCTCAAGCAGTCCTGCTGTCACATCTAGTGCCTCACATCCTGGTTTGGTCAAAGCTGCCTTACCAAAAGTGCAGCATAATACATCCTGTGAGCAGACTAATGCAGTAGTCTCTGTTCCAGGCACTGAACTTCAACTAAAGCCAGAGGTGAAGGCTGGAGAAGAGATCAAAGTTTCTGGTGGCAGTGTCTCAGGAAATGAACCAAGCAAGGAAATTCAATTAGATTTGCCAAAACTAGATgcagaatttaaaaatcaagCAGCAGTTgcagaatttgaaaatcaagcAGCAGTTGCAGAGAATCCTGATTCCTCTTCGAATATGGAGATTGTTGAGAATGGCCAGGTGCAGAGTAATGGCAACCAGCCTGAAGGTAATGGGAATCAAAACGGCAATGATGATAAGATGGTGGATTCACCAGTTGCAAATGGTGAAAATCAAGCTGCTgttaaacagaaaaatagTGGGCTGCCTCAAAGCTCTAATAATGAAGAGGCAGAATTACCAACCCTGGTGATCGACAAATGCAGCAGCAAAAATCTGGAGGTTTGAGGTGATATGAAGGCTAGCATGTAAGAAACCAGTTGTAGGTATCTTGTGCAAGATACAGACCAATTAGTTTTGGGTTTcaatttgtttgttaaattGTGTAGTGTAAATTTAGTTCTCGAGGGAAATTATTGAAAGTAAAATGATTTCAGCTGCATCCTTGTCAATGGTGCATCTTCTCATATTAATATGCAGGCTTAATGAGATGGAACTCTGATGGAGGAACGAAACTAGCACTACGGAAGTCCAATTCCAACTGCAGTCTGAAACGGGAATTAGTAAACACAATATGTCTATATACTAgtatactttattttataaagtatTAAACATCGTTTTATGGGTTCACgtcctaaaattaaaaagaaaacataatccTTTCATCATATTCTGCCTGCACACAAAGGACCTATTCTATCAGAATCAAGCACAAATTAAATAGCTTCCTTAATGGTAACGAGAGCGAAGAAAGAAAGGCCTGTATGCTATTGCGGGCATCTTGCCGGGGCGTGATCACTGTCTTGTCTCTGCAGTGCTGGACTCATGCAAGAGAAGAGTGATGGCTTTTGTTTCTGGCCCTGCTTCTTTAATTTCACTCCGAATAAGAAGGAATGCAATGGAATTCTTGCTCTAGTTGATGAGCTTCTCATTGGGGGGTGATGCCTTAGCTGCTCATCCAGTTTTGCCAGTGTCTTCTCAACTTCAACTCTTAGTTGCTTCACACAATCAAGGCCTGCATGCAGCTCATCAGCAATCTTCTTGTTCTCTTGCTTCATGTTCATAATTTCACCTTGAAACTTTGCAGCTTGATAATTGCTGAGTTCAGCATCTTCTGCTTTGGCACTGGCACTGGCACTTGCGTTAGCAACTCTTGATACCTCTTCTTGAATGTTGCACAGAGATGTGTATCTATCTTGCACTTCGTCTTTCAATACTTCATTATTTTCCAGCCATAATGTCAGTTCAGTTTGTATTTCTCTCAGATGTTTGTATATAGGCCGCGCATCTGATTTAGTATAGCGTTGCTTTGCACTTCCTTCTTGCTTCTTCTTATCCTTGAGTCTCGCCAACTCTGCTTTCAAATCCTGTACTGTACTTTGGTATTTCTGTATCTGATGAACAGACGTGCTGAACCTCAACCAGAACTCCAGGTTTTCCTCCAGCAGTTCATCAATATCTGCACGGATTTTTTCTTCTATGGGTGAAATAGTACAGTGAATTTTTACGTGCTTTACGTTCACCTTGCTTTGTTCTCTTTTAGGATACTTCTTCAAATCAATTCTTTCTCTGTAATCGTAGATGTGTTCACTTGATGATGGAGCTGGCTGTTGACTTGAACCtaagaatgaaaaatgagaaactGGGGTAGCTGTTGTTTGTGTTATGCTTTCATGGGATTCTTCCTGTTCCTGTTCCTGATGTGACTCTGTCAAACTAGTATGAGTATCCATGGTTTCATGTAAACTTGTATGTGAAACTGTGCCCAGTTTTTGTCGTAAAGCATGAATCTCCTCATCTCTGAATGCAACAGCATTTTCCAATTCCCTTATCTGCAATGCTAATTCGATGAATCTATCACGATTTTTCTTCTCCATCACACTCAGCTTTCTCCTCACATCCGTGTAATTATGAAGCACTGAAGTGTACTCCTCCAGTAGAATCTTTTCTCTGTCTTCTAATCCACTTGACAGCATCCTCCAGTTTGGTGTTTCTTCTCCTTCCTCTATCCCAGGTTCATCTGGCTCGGTATCAAGGTTAATGCTTGCTGTTTCTGACATGAATTTCTTCTCATCGGGCTTGTCGCTTGGGCCTGAATCATTGTCTTCTCTTTGTGCTTTGACGGTatcattttcctcttcttctttctcgGCACCAGAAGTCAGAATGTTGTCATCCTTTTCGTTTTTAGCATCCGAAATAGCTTTCACTTCTGGGAATAATCCTGCATTCTCAACATCCTCTTCTATCTTCCCACTTTGTAATTTCTCGGATAAATAGTCGGCACTACTAGTTGCTTCAACAAAATGTGTTAGGAGGTTGTTGCTTTGATCATCAATGCTTCGGTTCAGACTTTTAATTCTGTGCAGTTCCTCCTCCACTGCTGTTAACCTCTTTTTCATACCATCTGAATCCGCAATCAAAGATTCTTTTTCTCCTTCCAGCCTACTAATGTGTCCCTCTAGCTGATCTGTTTCTGATCTCAACGTCTTCACCAAAGCCGTTTGTGAAGAGACGGCAGACTCCAGATTAACAACTTTATCCACAAGCTCATCAATTTTCTCAACCAGTTGTGTCACAGCGAGAGACTCGTTTGAATCAACTGCAACCTGATCCTCAATCTTTTTACTTGACAGTTCAACATCGCTTTTCCCTTGTGGGGCTAAATCTGCTTTCAATTCTGAACCTGCAGTTGTcttattctcattttcctCCCAGGGTTGTTCTTGCTCTCGCTCATCTGTTTGGTTGACAATAAACCGATTTCTGAGCTTTATAAACTTCTCATGAGCCTCTATAATCCTTTGTTGTTCTGTTTTTGCCTCTTCAAGTGACTGCTCCTGTTTTTCTTGCAACTTACTCAACGTGTCTTGGCACGACTTTACAGCAGTGGCTGCGATCAAAGTTCTAGCTTCATTGTCATCTATAACGGTGCCAATACCGAACTCATCCTGTAAGTTACAAACTTTGGCTTGCATTTCAGTTATCTGGTCCTCAATCTCCCAATACTTTTCATATCCGCGTTCATACGAACTCTTGGCAAACTCTTTTTCAGTTTGCAAGCCCAAGATTCCTTTCTGCAGCTTATCAATTTCTTCTAGTGCCTCCTCTTTGTTCAAGCCTGATTTTAGTGacacagcagcagcagcagctttAGCAGAGCTTGAATTTCCCTTTAAGCCCTTCTTAGCCATTCTCAAAAAAGGGGTCATGAAATCTTTCTTTGGAATGGCGGGTACATTTGGTATGTTCGCATTAGGCTTAAATGCTGCTTTATTTGAAGGCGATGATACACCTTGATTCTCTTCATCTTCTGCATCCATTGCAAACTGAACTTGTTCCGGAAAAACAGTAGCAATGGTTCGGTTGGCGCTCTGCAGCTCTTTGGACAAGTGATCATATCTTTCTGCTAATGCTCTATATGATCTGTATGAGTCTTCCACGAAGTTTATCAGTTCCGGTCGCTTCCTGTAATACATTTCAGCCCTTTGGGCGAATGAGTCTCCATCATCATCGATGATTTTTAGCATCTCCCCAACCTTTTCCTCCATATCTGTCATTTAATTTCACCgaaaattttacatttctAATTAGTCACTAATTCCTAACAATATATACAGAAACGTGTTGTAtcttaattcaatttcaatagaTCTTCAAATTAGTGTTTCTAGTTTTCTGTACGGCTGCATGTATCATCACAGAATTTCGTTCTTCTAcaagctaattaaattaaatcacaatGGGCAAGAATACACAATCATTCATCCTAattcttttacaatatttgttTGATTGAAATTGTTATTAACGTGAAGGTAGTCACATGATCGCATCCTGTTGATGAGTAAAGAAATGGTGAAAAAACataacccccccccccccccccccccccaccaaaagaaaaagaaaaaaggtatttaatttaagaagCATATCAATATTATGAATGCACATACCTTGAAGGTTTGTTTCGAGCCATTTGGACTGTTTTGTTCTGATATGGCTAGCCCACCACCATGAGTAGGCATTGCTTGCTGCTCTCTGCAACATTACTAATGTGTTTATTCTCTATTAATTCTCATTCACTACACAATCATGCATGCATTGCGATGTCCCAATGGCATTCCCCTGAAGATGAAGGATTtggaagaattaaaaaaaaaaaaaagaaaaagaattttgtgaCAAGACAAACACAGCCTTGTAAGAATGTGATCAAATATGGAGGGGAGGACACTTCGCCACAATTAGCTGTAAAATCCTTTGACAAGCTCAATTATTATAGTAAGTCTCTTCAAAAACTCTGTCCGCGTGGCATTTCCATTTGTTTTGACAgctttttcagttatttattCTGGTATCATTTTCACTCATTTAAGTGCCCCGCAACCCAACCgaatccaaatccaaaaacCATGGATAAGTAccgacttttttttttttttttttttttacatggATAGCTGTTATGACTAGAATTAACGGGCTTCCTTAATTTTTACATACCCCTACCAACTCCTTTCAGTTGTAAACAGTTGTCTTTAATTGgatgaattgaattgaatggtctgcaaatttttaataatcaaaatgaatGATTAGAAATTATTGCCATACTTTTAAGTTGTCAATTAAGTGCGTTGTGTGATTTAAGTAAACGGTTCTTTTATAATTCTGTAATCTTAGAAACAGGGATCATATTATGGTACCGGGTGAGTATTCAATATGTACAATGGATATACCGTACACTTCTGGATAAAATGTGACGGTCCACAaaataatggaataaaaacaaaaagaagatttagtcctgcaataaaatttaaattattattagaatATTGTTTTGGTGCGTTTGATGTGAGTGACGCCTTGCAAAACTAAAAACCTTTACGCCATGAAGAAAGATAGAGACACAGAACTGAGAGAGTTTTGtcatgaaacatttatttacataatattgGCAATTATTTACAATAACGAGATGAAGCTTTAAACAGCTTCCGTATTTACAGTCATATATAcaacaaagaattgaaatcaCAGCTTTTGGATCCTTTTCTAATACTTTTACTTCGATCTCATTCCATCTTCTACCCAAATTCAACGACGCATCATACATCACACAGTTATCTCTGGCATGGCGAGAAGAAGACAGCAGGCACCCGTAAAGCTTCCTCCACAGATCTTTTCAGAGGAAGCAAAAAATGTACGTTAGTCCCATTACTGAGACTGCCATCAAACCCTTCAAGCATTGCCATTTCTAAGTCCTCGTACACTACTACTAGCTGCGAACCAGCATTAGGTTCAAGTGGTAACAGTATACTCAGAGCGgctaatctcttttttcttttcttttttctcccccTCTAACTTGTATCttctattaaatatttacacaTTATTTATCCATTTTCAAACACCAGAACAAATTTCCCAGAAATATTAAACAGCGGCCACCATGCAGACTTGTATGCAACCATCAGCAGTCAGCAGCATTAGTTATTCTGGAGGGAAGAGAGCCATTGCTCCATATACTTCTTGCTCTCTGCACATTGAAGAGAAAAGCAGAGAACAAATCAGCATAAAAAATACTGGATGAAAAATCAAGACTGTACGGTATTAGCCAAAAAAATAGATGCGTATACTTGCGGCAAAGGCCGCGTATAAGAAGCTATTGTATTATTACAAGAACTTCAAGGtcagagaaaagaaagaaaaacaataacTTAGCTAGAGCAAAGCTAGGACAGTATGCATGATGGTAGTTTGGTTGAGATGGCTGAACGGGCTAAAAGTCCATCATATCTTGTAATCGGTAATTAATCAACTAGAAGATATGGAAAAAGGAAACACCAAACATATTGTTTGTAAgaaacctttttcttttaatcttcTTTACTAGAACTCAGGTGACCACCAGTATAAGCATTCAAGGCTAGGCCAGCTATGCCAAGGGGGCTATTGGTAAGTAACCTTTGTTATTAAACAGTTCAATATATATGTACCCCTTTTCCATAAGTTGGGAAGAATAATCATGCACGAGAAGTATATAAATACTCAATAGACATAGATAATGAGACAGAAGGGCAACATGAGATACTGCAATCTTAAGATTTGAAAACTTGACAGATGTTCGACCCTAATCTTTCTAGTATATGCTAAGCATTTTGACAGCTTATAGATCATTTCCACAGTTACAAAAAACATTAGTATTGCTCTAAAGGTTATATTATTGGATGCTAATGGGGTTCCCAAAACCAGGACTGAAAGCAACAACCAGATATTGGTGATGAACCTTCCTGGTCAACAACCCGTCAAAACTTAATCTGATATAATcatatattcaagttttaccAATAAATGATCTGGAACTATATTTTTATACCCTGTCCAAATGTTTTAATCCATTTTCTGCAAAATGTAGCTGAATAGAAAAAGAACACTTCTATCATCATTGTTGATGGTTAAAATGGTTGAAGGCTACTGTCAAGCAAACAAATTTCTGTACAACTGACAGATGATAGCTAAAATCTAAGTTCCAGCTGTGTATTCTGCAGAAAATCAAAGCCGAAGACTACATGACCATGTTTTGGTAACTGTAATTAGCATTTTCAGAAGCAATATGCAACGTACTTAATGACCATGTGAAGAACAGTCGAACTTCCCGGATTAAAAGGTTGATGTTCGGAGAACTAATGCAACAAGAAAGGAAATGCAAAAGCACATTTCAACTAGTCCATTGAAGTTCTAGATTTCACATCCCATTCAACAATTTGGTAATCCATGTGCAATTtaaggtaaaataattttgaccaagaaataaaatagaaatctGTAATAAAGTTAGTAAAGTTAAAGGGTGAAGAAATAACTCTTACCATCAGAGTAATTATCAGGGATATTCACAATAGCACCCAAAAAATTTTTTGTCGTGCCCTCCACCAAGTCATCTTGAACATGCCCGTAGCATGGAACCAACACAGCAAAACTATTGTCCGCATCATCATCACTCTGGAATCCAGGTCCATGAGGCTCCAACCATCCAACTGAATAATCTGAATCATCGGACTCAGACCCCGAAACACATCCACCATCGGATGGCACGAGAACAACATCATATTCCCTATCAATTTTCCTCTCTTCCCGACTTTGCCATTTCCTTTTGACCTTCCTAGAAGAAGAGGCCACATTAGCCCTCCCAACTAAAGGAAACTTCAGATTATCTAATTCCCACAATCCTGAATCTGATGAAGAGTTTAAAGAAGACCCATTAGAGATTTTAGGCTCCTGATGCTTTCCACTCCTCAGCCACCATGAAAGATTTGTAAATGCCAAAGCCATTCAATCAACCGTAAATGGTTGCAAACTTGCTTGCCTGTAACAggaaacaatgaaaataattagtgAACAACAGAAACAATTTTATAGCAAAAATCAATAACAGTGGACGAGGCTGATGATTAAGAAGAATTAACTCCTCTTTCACTATGTGCACAAATTTTACATCAGGCAGAATTAagcagaaaaaattaaaaaaaaaaaaaaaagctcaaaaCCTTATATTTTCCTTTGTTGTAACAATGAACCCAACAAACATCTCagcaaattcttttaacatctTTCAGCTCAATCAAGACAAgcttttcattttgtattgcACAAAAGAAACAGGAActtcaattcatttaaaatcactattttttttttttccctcaccGAACAACTGAACAGAAAGTAACAGGacattaactaaaaattacaatacaGCCAGATACATATGCTGTCAATATAATACAATGAATTCATAAGACAACCAAATAGAAAACCTAATCAttctatattaaaaaaagctCGGAGGAACAAAACTGACCATAAATACAAGACACAGCTTTAccataaatagaaataaatcgTAAGATAAATAACTAAACTTTGAAGCATGATGTGACTCATTTATTCAAACCAAAATACccatcttttaaaaaataaaacccataatttgattattttttttttcccttcaaaTTTATACATTCATCAATCAAACAAGAAATTAAGCTTAGCCACAGCATTTAAACGACAACCAAAGCTTCAagctttttcatatttcttcattgtCAAAAACGTTCCTTTAACAAATTAAGTATCTTTTTTTGGAAAACGAAAAAGAGAAATGCAAAAACTtgagaggggaaaaaaacaaaaagagagagagagaatgctTGCCTTGTAGCTTAAACTTGGAATGTTAAATGAAGATTCAAAGCCCCCccagaaaaaatatatatatatatataatcaaaattCACAAAACCCAATAAGGAAGATTATTCATTCTAAGAAGGTACCTTTGAAACCCAAAAGCATAAGATTAATCACTATAAAAACGAATTTTTGTGCCAATTTTTCCTCCCTCTCTTCACTTTGAAGAATCAGTATTATATAAAGAGAGCCAGTGAGAAGATTGAGAGAGTCCGGGTAAAAttagggaaatttacaaaattagcCATAAAACTTTTAcgtttttcaactttaaccccCCAaagttttttctatcataactagCCAAACACCTTATGTTTGGACTACATTACCCTCatcactttcatcaaatttacaaagccATGCcactttttcaaatttacaaagccATGGCACCTGTTCCATTGCTTGTCGCGCATAAACCCACGTATTTTATGGAGTacatgattttggatttgatttgtctCGTCGTAAGCTTCGAAACGGTATATTATACGCCTAAAACGAACATATATAGCTCAAGTTATGGCTTTcgaaatatatatgaaatttagtgagacaggcaagtgggacaggtgcctgtcgcacataaACGCACTGCATTTATGTGCGATAGGCACCTGTCCCACTGCTTGTCGCACATAAACTCACGGCGCTTATGGAATGcatgattttggatttgatttgtctCGTCGTAAGCTTCGAAACGGTATATTATACGCCTAAAACGGACATATATAGCTCAAATTATGGCTTTCGaaacatatatgaaatttagtgagacaggcacctgtcccacttgcctgtctcactaaatttcatatatgtttCGAAAGCCATAACTTGAGCTATATATGTTCGTTTTAGGCGTATAATATACCGTTTCGAAGCTTACGACGagacaaatcaaatccaaaatcatgtACTCCATAAAATCCATGGGTTTATGTGCGACAAGCAATGGAACATGTGCCATGactttgtaaatttgaaaaagtgGCATggctttgtaaatttgatgaaagtgatGAGGGTAATGTAGTCCAAACATAAGGTGTTTGGctagttatgatagaaaaaacttTGGggggttaaagttgaaaaacgtaaaaattttatggctaattttgtaaatttcccgtAAAATTATAACTCATTTAAGAAgcgaaaataaaagtatatatatCCTCTGCGGTCGCGTACAGGTTTAGAGAATTCTTGTAAGGTACATTGGGGGGTATTTATGTCATATAGAAGCTGGAATTGTAACGAAAAAAAATACCAGGTCAGGTATGTAGTGCTGGGGGGTGGCTGCGGCCTGCGGGTGATGTGGTAAGAAGctttgactatttttatttgcgTGTGAAGATTGTGCAAGTAACTTTAACTACTtgcatattattaacaaagaCAAAGTTAATGCTTGATCAATCGCGCAAAGTTTcgcataataattaattaattcattcattcattaattaCTTGGTTTTATTAAGCCATTCAATTGCCACGTGTATTATTGTTGATGCTTCCTGGATGCCCTGATTCCTGATGCATGCACTTGTTCTTAACCATTATTTCAATtgctattatttaaaattttgatactgTACACAAATCAATTGTTATGGCGGTGGTTATCTTTAAAGGTTGATGagtttgcttttctttttttcttttttttggtaattaattataatttaatttaagtacaGTTGTAACGTCCATGAAACTACCCCATCCATTATGTAACAACAACAGCACAAAGATCAAGATCCCTGTGTAACAAACATCTCCATTAACCCTTAATTATTGTGAGATGTCAttagcatatatatatatatatatatatatatatatatatatatatatatatatatattttttttactatatatCGGTTAATAGATAACAtatgatttttcttattgaCAAATTATGATAGATATTATTACAAATAAGTGAAGTAATTTATCTTGTTTGTATACTTCTATGGAGGTTATGTTGTAACTTGAAATTGACagtgcttttcttctttcttgttaaatatatttctTAAGTTCTTTCTACTTATTTGGTgctatttttgtgtttttttttttaaatgttaacaAACAGATACAAGTCTTTTTTTAGCTTATGGTCATACGAATTAAGACcatagatgatgatgaaattttggatGTCTAAAATGTACTAACAAAAAAGGGTACAGTCCTTTTTATTAATCCAATATGTAGAATTCAGTCAAATTAATGAGAATATAAAGTCCTGCTACGAAGGAATTTTCAGCTGCAGCATACTTGGGAGCATAGGCAGTGATGATGGGTCACGAGAAATGGTACAATACTCACGTGACCAAAGAGAATTCCAAAATGCAACTAAAATCAGCATTCTTATCATCATGTGCTTGGAATGAGATAGTGTTTGATCGATGATCATCATTCAAACACAGTTGTTCTTTGATGAAATCAGGGCTGTCAACTCCAGGTCTGGTCATCTTGCTTTTGCTACAGATATATCAATTTCTTTGTTGTATTCAATCAAGTTTTCGTTAATAAAATTGTGCTCATGAGTTGTCTTTCCAATACTTAGCTTGATTTCTTAAACCAATGAAACCAATTATACTTACCTACAAAGGATCAAAGAAAGCTTGTAACTATTTTAAAACCCATTAATTAAAGTGTATATATATGCAGAAGATAAGCTTTATTGATGAGATTTGTATTGGTTGTTTGAATTACAGGCATTGATgacaattaattcattaattgatttgattgttGAGATTTTTATTGGTTGTTTGTGCTTGGATCGACTGCACAAAGTTtgtgataataattaattcattaattgatttgatttgattcaattGCCGAgtgtattattattgatgCTTCTTGGATGCATTAGTTCTTAATCATTCTTTTAAATAGTATTGTAAAGTTAATGGTGGATGagtttgcattttttttcttcttcttttttaataatcaattgttatttttgtctAGTTGTAACATCCATGAAATTACCCACCCAtcatataatacaacaataatCAAGGTCTCTATAAGGGATATCTCTATTAAATCCTTAATAAGAAAGTTATTATGAGAGGTCATTATCATACTCTTGCTACATAGcgatttataaatatcatataatttCCCTTGTTAACAAATTATGTGAAGAGAATTATATGGATctgattatttattaaatttactgtaatcaaatttagtttttgttatttttttttttacaattaaagtgataatttaattctCTCTTTACCTAAAATCTGAATCTCAGACCTCTTCTACCATCACTACAGATTTTtaccaaattttaattttaatttgatttatagaatctcataatttaatctatatgatctttaatgaaattatattgtaatttCAAAAGGATTGTATAAGAACGAATCATCCATTTCAATTAACAAACTTGTTGCATTTCAAGTGGGCCAATAATTtcaatgtaataataattcacACCGGTCGAgcaattttacaaatttttttgttattaaattaGATAAACAATTGTTCTTAATATA contains:
- the LOC102617361 gene encoding uncharacterized protein LOC102617361 isoform X2, translated to MIQDDDSDLEYELEAFPEVSSEASTEAAACVKVLIASGLPSDSSLPNSSMVEAPLTINIPNGQSLRASTENSQPSSLMQGMNITVPVAVQKVPLPAPTPEVLDANGLIGGSMPPRKKRKPWTAEEDLELISAVQKCGEGNWANILRGDFKWDRTASQLSQRWNILRKKHGNVILGSNSSGSQLSEAQLAARHAMSLALDMPVKNITASCTNTTAGTTSSATMNNPVPSTANAEASSVANQSKLSPVGSPGSAVKSRVPLKKMPAKSNFGADSSIRAAAVAAGARIVTPSDAASLLKVAQAKKAIHIMPSGVSSIKSPSAGSASVHLEASPTTRYVRPSLPVVPSSSSPAVTSSASHPGLVKAALPKVQHNTSCEQTNAVVSVPGTELQLKPEVKAGEEIKVSGGSVSGNEPSKEIQLDLPKLDAEFKNQAAVAEFENQAAVAENPDSSSNMEIVENGQVQSNGNQPEGNGNQNGNDDKMVDSPVANGENQAAVKQKNSGLPQSSNNEEAELPTLVIDKCSSKNLEV
- the LOC102616083 gene encoding protein NETWORKED 2A, yielding MTDMEEKVGEMLKIIDDDGDSFAQRAEMYYRKRPELINFVEDSYRSYRALAERYDHLSKELQSANRTIATVFPEQVQFAMDAEDEENQGVSSPSNKAAFKPNANIPNVPAIPKKDFMTPFLRMAKKGLKGNSSSAKAAAAAVSLKSGLNKEEALEEIDKLQKGILGLQTEKEFAKSSYERGYEKYWEIEDQITEMQAKVCNLQDEFGIGTVIDDNEARTLIAATAVKSCQDTLSKLQEKQEQSLEEAKTEQQRIIEAHEKFIKLRNRFIVNQTDEREQEQPWEENENKTTAGSELKADLAPQGKSDVELSSKKIEDQVAVDSNESLAVTQLVEKIDELVDKVVNLESAVSSQTALVKTLRSETDQLEGHISRLEGEKESLIADSDGMKKRLTAVEEELHRIKSLNRSIDDQSNNLLTHFVEATSSADYLSEKLQSGKIEEDVENAGLFPEVKAISDAKNEKDDNILTSGAEKEEEENDTVKAQREDNDSGPSDKPDEKKFMSETASINLDTEPDEPGIEEGEETPNWRMLSSGLEDREKILLEEYTSVLHNYTDVRRKLSVMEKKNRDRFIELALQIRELENAVAFRDEEIHALRQKLGTVSHTSLHETMDTHTSLTESHQEQEQEESHESITQTTATPVSHFSFLGSSQQPAPSSSEHIYDYRERIDLKKYPKREQSKVNVKHVKIHCTISPIEEKIRADIDELLEENLEFWLRFSTSVHQIQKYQSTVQDLKAELARLKDKKKQEGSAKQRYTKSDARPIYKHLREIQTELTLWLENNEVLKDEVQDRYTSLCNIQEEVSRVANASASASAKAEDAELSNYQAAKFQGEIMNMKQENKKIADELHAGLDCVKQLRVEVEKTLAKLDEQLRHHPPMRSSSTRARIPLHSFLFGVKLKKQGQKQKPSLFSCMSPALQRQDSDHAPARCPQ
- the LOC102617655 gene encoding uncharacterized protein LOC102617655; protein product: MALAFTNLSWWLRSGKHQEPKISNGSSLNSSSDSGLWELDNLKFPLVGRANVASSSRKVKRKWQSREERKIDREYDVVLVPSDGGCVSGSESDDSDYSVGWLEPHGPGFQSDDDADNSFAVLVPCYGHVQDDLVEGTTKNFLGAIVNIPDNYSDESKKYMEQWLSSLQNN
- the LOC102617361 gene encoding uncharacterized protein LOC102617361 isoform X1 — translated: MVENTNKKQKKGSISEGDVSSLLQRYTANTVLALLQEVAQFPDVKLDWNALVKKTSTGISNAREYQMLWRHLAYRNTLFDKLEDNAQPLDDDSDLEYELEAFPEVSSEASTEAAACVKVLIASGLPSDSSLPNSSMVEAPLTINIPNGQSLRASTENSQPSSLMQGMNITVPVAVQKVPLPAPTPEVLDANGLIGGSMPPRKKRKPWTAEEDLELISAVQKCGEGNWANILRGDFKWDRTASQLSQRWNILRKKHGNVILGSNSSGSQLSEAQLAARHAMSLALDMPVKNITASCTNTTAGTTSSATMNNPVPSTANAEASSVANQSKLSPVGSPGSAVKSRVPLKKMPAKSNFGADSSIRAAAVAAGARIVTPSDAASLLKVAQAKKAIHIMPSGVSSIKSPSAGSASVHLEASPTTRYVRPSLPVVPSSSSPAVTSSASHPGLVKAALPKVQHNTSCEQTNAVVSVPGTELQLKPEVKAGEEIKVSGGSVSGNEPSKEIQLDLPKLDAEFKNQAAVAEFENQAAVAENPDSSSNMEIVENGQVQSNGNQPEGNGNQNGNDDKMVDSPVANGENQAAVKQKNSGLPQSSNNEEAELPTLVIDKCSSKNLEV